The Obesumbacterium proteus DNA window ATCGATTGATAGGTACCCACGCCCAGGAAAACGGCATCGTATTCATTGAGTAAGTCGCTAATCTGCACGTCTTTACCCACTTCCGTGTTCAAGCGGAACTCGATACCCATGCCGCTGAAGATTTCACGGCGTTTGGTCATCACTTCTTTTTCCAGTTTGAAGGCCGGAATACCAAAGGTAAGTAGGCCGCCGATTTCTGGATGACGATCGAACACCACCGCCTGAACGCCGTTACGGGCGAGGACATCGGCACAGGCCAGCCCCGCAGGACCGGCACCAATCACGGCAACGCGCTTGCCGGTTGGCTGCACGTGTGACATGTCGGGCTTCCAGCCCATCGCTAAGGCTTTGTCATTGATATAACGCTCAATGTTGCCGATGGTCACTGCGCCAAACTCGTCGTTTAAGGTGCATGAACCTTCGCACAAACGATCTTGCGGACAAACGCGGCCACACACCTCAGGCAGGCTGTTGGTTTGGTGCGCCAGATCGGCGGCTTCCATAATCCGCCCTTCATTCGCCAGCTTCAGCCAGTTTGGAATGTAGTTATGGACCGGACACTTCCACTCACAGTACGGGTTGCCGCATGACAGGCAACGATCGGCCTGCGATTTCGCCTGTGTTTCAGAAAAGGGTTCGTAAATTTCAACGAACTCGATCTTACGGATCTTGAGCGGTTTCTTTGGCGGATCTACGCGCTGTAGGTCAATAAATTGATAAACGTTCTGGCTCATATTCTTCTCCGCCCTTACTGCGCCTGTACCCGCAGCTCGGCTGCGGAACGACTACGGTGACCTAACAGTGCTTTTACATCGCTGGATTTTGGTTTGATCAAAGCAAACTTTGGTGCCCATTCAGGCCAATGTGCCAAGATCTCTTCGCCACGGCTTGAGCCGGTCAGTTGCACATGCTCGGTGATTAACCCGCGCAGATGCTCTTCGTGGATTGCCAGCTGTTCCATACTCAGTACTTCAACCAGTTCTGGGTTAACGCGTTTGCGGAATTCACCGTCTTCATCCAGCACGTAAGCGAATCCACCAGTCATGCCTGCGCCGAAGTTGATACCGGTGCGACCCATGACGCAGACGATCCCGCCGGTCATATATTCGCAGCCGTTATCGCCGATACCTTCAACCACGGTAATAGCACCGGAGTTTCGCACCGCAAAACGCTCACCGGCGCGGCCTGCTGCAAACAGCTTGCCGCCGGTTGCACCATACAGGCAGGTGTTGCCAATAATGCTGGCTTCATGGCTACGGAAGGCGGAACCCACCGGAGGGCGAACCACAATCTTGCCGCCCGC harbors:
- a CDS encoding glutamate synthase small subunit, which encodes MSQNVYQFIDLQRVDPPKKPLKIRKIEFVEIYEPFSETQAKSQADRCLSCGNPYCEWKCPVHNYIPNWLKLANEGRIMEAADLAHQTNSLPEVCGRVCPQDRLCEGSCTLNDEFGAVTIGNIERYINDKALAMGWKPDMSHVQPTGKRVAVIGAGPAGLACADVLARNGVQAVVFDRHPEIGGLLTFGIPAFKLEKEVMTKRREIFSGMGIEFRLNTEVGKDVQISDLLNEYDAVFLGVGTYQSMRGGLENEDASGVFDALPFLIANTKQLMGYAATEEEPYVSMEGKRVVVLGGGDTAMDCVRTSIRQGATQVSCAYRRDEENMPGSKREVKNAREEGVEFMFNLQPLSVELNSAGRVCGVKMVRTELGAPDAAGRRSAQPIAGSEHILDADAVVMAFGFRPHAMSWLAEHDVVLDKQGRIVAPEGSNNAFQTSNPKIFAGGDAVRGSDLVVTAIAEGRKAAEGIMSYLEV